From Sporolactobacillus pectinivorans:
ACAACCACTCAAATAATTCAGTAAAAATGTTGCGTTAGGCAATTGGATAAGTTCTGTCAAGGAGATCAAGCGCAGCGCATAAGACGCCATCACACAGATAAAACAAAGAGCTAAAAAGAGCAGCCCGCCGAGCGGGGTTGTATATTTGGGTGAACGCCTGCCAAACCACTTAGGTGCAAGGCCATTCTCCGATAATGAATAAGCCAGTCTTGAGGCTGCCCCAGTATAAGCCATCACAGTCGCCAGACAAATCAACAGGCTGGCAATACCGGTCAGAATCGTCCCCAAGCGGCCATACGTTTCGCCTGCCACGTTAACGAGAGCTGCCTGTGATTGATTTTTATAGCTATCGGTCCCGATCACGGCGATTGCTGTCATAAAGTATAGGCCGCCCATCACTATTGCTGCGATCAATGTCGCACGCCGGACATCTCTTTCCGGATGAACGAATTCCTCAGATAGATTTGAGACAGCCTCCCAACCGATAAAGCACCAAAATAAAATAGTCGAGGCTCTACCGATACTCATGACTCCATGCGGCATAAATGGGCTAAAATAAATCCATTTTAAATGTGGTGCGGCGCCAATAATTGTGAGACACAAAATGGTCAGAATTCCGAAAATCACTGCCACCTGAATCCTTCCGGCCACATTCATCCCCAAATAATTGAGCAAAAGAGCGATTATAAGCACCATACAGGCTATCGTTATTCTTGAAGTTTCCGACAGATCTAACGCGGCACTCAAATAACCGGCGCCCGTTAATGCTGCAACCGGTGCACCAATGGGAACAGACATTAGAAAAAGCCAGCCTGCAATCGCCCCAGGTATCTTCCCGAAGGCTTTCGTTACAAAATAGCAAACACCTCCTGAAACAGGATACTTTTGAGATAAATAGGCCATGCACAAAGAGAGAGGCAAAACTAATAGGAGCAAGAAACCCCAGTCAATTAATGAGGCCGGTCCTGCAATTTGAGCAGCCAGGCCGGGAACAATCAAGATTCCCGCTCCGAGCACTGCACCGATATAAAGAGCAACAGCCTGGGGCAGGCGGATCGTTGCTTTTGGTCCCTGTTTCATCTCTTACTCCTTCTTCCCTTAAAATGATAGATTGTACTTTCAAAGTATTGTTTTTCTTTACAAATCATCATAAGATAGATTCATTGATTAGAAAAACTGATTATTTTGATTGAATCAATCGAAATATCCGATTAATAGGAGAAGTGATAATGGATACCAAACAGTTGCGGACATTTAAGGTCGCTGCAGAATGCCTGAACTTTACCCAGACAGCCGTTCGATTAAATTTTGCCCAGTCCAGCGTGACTGCGCAGATTCAAGCTCTGGAGCGGGAAGTCGGAAGACCGTTATTCGAGCGGCTGGGCAAAAAAATAGCGTTGACTGAGTCAGGCCAAGCATTTAAAAAATAGGCAGATCAGATGGTTCATTTGACTCAGGAAGTTGAAGATAAACTCGCCAATCCTGACGCTCTCCCTACTCTGACAATTGGCGCTACTGAAAGCCAGTGCACCTACCGGCTGCCCCCTATCTTGGCGAAATATAAAAGTAAATTTCCTCAGGGCAAACTGGTTGTGAAACCTGCCAATTTTGCCGAAGACATAAAAGAAAACCTGGAGAATGGACGCATCGATCTGGGATTTATTATGGGAAAAGTGCAAACAAGATCGATGCTGACTGTTGAACCATTGGTTAATGAGGAAATATGGCTATTAGCTCATCCTACAAATCCATTGGTTAATAGAGATCCTATTTTAGCCCGGGATCTTGAACAAGAAACAATGCTGCTGACAGCAAAGGGGTGTTCTTATCGTATGCTTCTTGAAAACGCCCTTTCTCAGGCGGGAATTTTTCCCGAAAACATTGTTGAATTTGTGACTGTTGAAGCGATCAAACAATGTGCGCTCACAGACCTTGGCCTTGCCTATCTGCCAGCCGTAGCCGTGCAATCTGAGGTAAAAAAAGCGTTATTAAAAAGAGTGGACTGGCCCTATGCGCCTACTTCAGTCCCAACGTTCATCGCCTGGAATAAGGATAAAGAACTGACACCCAATATTCGATACTTCATTGAAGCGGCGCATGCTATGTATTGAATAAAAGCGGATCATGTTTTAGTTAACCGCTCTCTAATGGACGATTTTACTCACTATTCAAATTGATAACCGTTTTTCCTGATTGGTTTGAATCCAGCGTCTAATGGCTTCATAGTAGTTTGGCAGATCATATTGCCGGCTCACTTCAGGTAACTTTAATTTCCCAGTTTCTATAAGTTTCATGATCTCCTGGAAACCGCTCGCCCTTGAAGCACCAGCAACTAAATTGATAATAGATCCATGACTAGACAAATCAACACAAAATCAAAAATTAAGATTTTTTCTCCGCTTCAGCAAATCGCCATGCGCTGCCGTACAATGAAACAGCTATGCCGAGCCAACCCGTAATCCTAGATTTCATCTGGACCCCAACGCAATAAGGGAATGAACGAAGACGGCGGGCAATGGCAACAAAAAATGGACTATTTTTAGAAGTACTATCCCGGATCTGGAACAAACGACCCATGAAAATTAATATAAGGATAGTCTTTTGTGCTATAATTGGCCAGTCAAGGAGGTTGACATATATGGGGTACATCGAAGAAATACGGACGCTAGTCGGGCACCGGCCTCTGATTTTAGTCGTCGCGGCCGTGCTGATTCTCGATAAAGACGAGAAAGTACTGCTCCAGGAACGCACGTTTCCTAAAAATGTTTGGGGAATTCCAGGAGGATTTATGGAACTTGGAGAATCGTCAGAAGAAACTTCAAAACGGGAAGTCTATGAAGAAACAGGATTAACTGTAGACGATCTTCATTTTTTCAGAGTTTACTCTGGCACTGAACAGAATCAGGCAGAAAACGGAGATCAATATTATACTGTTACCGTTATGTATACTACCAGCAAATTTAAAGGTCATTTGATTGTTGATCCCAATGAATCCATTTCATATCAGTTTCACAGCCCTGATGATTTGCCAGATAAAATATTAAATGAACACCGCACCATTCTGAATGACTTTTTTTCACACCGAAAAAAATAAAAAAGCCTACCATCTACTTTGTCAGGGGAGTCCTCTTTAAATATCAGACTGTCTATTGAAAAAGAAAGGCTAGGTTTAACTGAAGTGGTAGCTTAAATCAGATAATACAAGAACATGTTTTGATCAACTTTTTTCAGAACATGCTCTTTCTATTTGTTATTTTAAACCAGCAGAAGCATCTCATATTCCTTATTCTGTCAGCGCAGAAAATTTAAAATCCAGCGCTCCTTTAAATCCTTCAAAAGCTGCCGGTTCGAGACTTTTCAATAGTGCCCTGCCCAATAATTGCACTGCCTTCCTGGACCGTCCCGCATCAGCTAATATCAGGCTGTAAAAGCATTCAGCAGCAATATTGTCAGGATATTTTTTCAAAGTTCTTACTATGGTCTCCGTTGCCAGATCAAGCTGACCGATATTGCGATAGGATGAGGCCAGACAAATGAGTGCTGTACGTTCCGACTCATAATCCAGGCCGATTTCCATGGATTTTCGGTATA
This genomic window contains:
- a CDS encoding APC family permease, encoding MKQGPKATIRLPQAVALYIGAVLGAGILIVPGLAAQIAGPASLIDWGFLLLLVLPLSLCMAYLSQKYPVSGGVCYFVTKAFGKIPGAIAGWLFLMSVPIGAPVAALTGAGYLSAALDLSETSRITIACMVLIIALLLNYLGMNVAGRIQVAVIFGILTILCLTIIGAAPHLKWIYFSPFMPHGVMSIGRASTILFWCFIGWEAVSNLSEEFVHPERDVRRATLIAAIVMGGLYFMTAIAVIGTDSYKNQSQAALVNVAGETYGRLGTILTGIASLLICLATVMAYTGAASRLAYSLSENGLAPKWFGRRSPKYTTPLGGLLFLALCFICVMASYALRLISLTELIQLPNATFLLNYLSGCAAGVVLFKNERKKLIVSLISLLATAIMFLFVGWAIVYPIVIFLMIVIGKMWIEHKKIRINK
- a CDS encoding LysR family transcriptional regulator produces the protein MDTKQLRTFKVAAECLNFTQTAVRLNFAQSSVTAQIQALEREVGRPLFERLGKKIALTESGQAFKK
- a CDS encoding LysR family transcriptional regulator substrate-binding protein, whose translation is MTQEVEDKLANPDALPTLTIGATESQCTYRLPPILAKYKSKFPQGKLVVKPANFAEDIKENLENGRIDLGFIMGKVQTRSMLTVEPLVNEEIWLLAHPTNPLVNRDPILARDLEQETMLLTAKGCSYRMLLENALSQAGIFPENIVEFVTVEAIKQCALTDLGLAYLPAVAVQSEVKKALLKRVDWPYAPTSVPTFIAWNKDKELTPNIRYFIEAAHAMY
- a CDS encoding NUDIX hydrolase, with amino-acid sequence MGYIEEIRTLVGHRPLILVVAAVLILDKDEKVLLQERTFPKNVWGIPGGFMELGESSEETSKREVYEETGLTVDDLHFFRVYSGTEQNQAENGDQYYTVTVMYTTSKFKGHLIVDPNESISYQFHSPDDLPDKILNEHRTILNDFFSHRKK
- a CDS encoding tetratricopeptide repeat protein is translated as MEESMESVIHKADAFMKNGNEQACLALLSNLCVQVPGNSDAWLKYALALDHFSKEEEAIPVYRKSMEIGLDYESERTALICLASSYRNIGQLDLATETIVRTLKKYPDNIAAECFYSLILADAGRSRKAVQLLGRALLKSLEPAAFEGFKGALDFKFSALTE